The following is a genomic window from Pseudomonas promysalinigenes.
ACATCGAAACCTACGAGCATATTTACCTGAACCTGGGAACATTCACTTGGCACTGCCTGCGCGGCGGAGAGGTGGGTCTGGCCGATACAGACCACTGTAAAGCCTGGAAAGTCGCAGAAGACCTGTACATCTTCTTCTGGACTGAAAAAGTGATGACTGTGGAAGCCGTCCTGCTGATCGACCTTAAACAAGAGCGATCGATTGGCCGCATGTATGGCTGGGATGACACTCTGAATAGCTTGCTTGTGCTGCCATTCAACTCCCGCCTCAGCGTAATGAACACCACCGTTTATCCTGACGATCACTCCAAAGGCTAAATGAAGGGGGGGTGATGCGGTTCGCTCCCCCCCTGCGGCCTTGGTGCCAACAGGTTCAATGAGGTGGTGACGCAGCAAAGCGCTCTCGCCGCCTCCTCCGGTTCAGAAAGCTCAGGAGGTTTGAATCTTGGATATGCATTTAAGTGGTCGAGTGGTTCTGGTTACTGGAGGCGCTTCGGGCATAGGCCTTGCCTGCGTGCGAGCTATGGTCGATGAGGGCGCGAAAGTACTAATAGCCGATCGAAACGTCGTTGGCGCAAAGATAGCTGGGAAGCTCAGTCAAGAAGGGCACGCCGTGGCGTTTTTTCAGGCTGACATAACATCAGAAACCGACATCCAAAATGCTGTTGTTTACGCTGAGAGTATCTTTGGCCAGCTGGACTCGCTGATCGGATGCGCAGGAATCTCTGGCCCTGTTGGAAGCACCTCGATCGAGATCACTGCGGACGATTGGGATAGGGTGATGGCGATTAATGTGAGAGGCAATTTCCTGGCAGCCAAACACAGCCTCCACTTACTAAGTAAAAGCGAGATTGGCAGCATCGTTTTCCTCGCCTCTGACTCCGCACTGGTCGCTGTTGAGGGGATGGTTCCCTACTGTGCATCAAAAGGGGCAGTACTGATGCTCACAAAGGCCTTGTCTATAGACCACCCGACCGTACGAATCAATTGTCTCTGCCCCGGCGTAGTAGACACTCCGATGTCGCGAGCCGACCTGGGCCGCCCAGATGGTTTTGAGGGTACTGGCCTACCCGTTATGCAGGCCGAGCAGCTCGCTCGTCACGTGGTCTTTCTAGCATCACCCGTAAGCGCCCCTATCAACGGTACCAGCGTAGTAGCCGACTTCGGATACCTAGCTCGCTCTGCTCTCCCGCCGCTCAAATTCGTTTGAGCGGTCTTCCCTGAGCGGCCGGCAATCACCGAGCACCTTGAGGATTAAAAATGACGAAACGCCCAGTAGCAATTGTCACAGGTGGAGGTACAGGCATTGGAGCGGCTACTGCAAAAGCACTCCGTTCAGATGGATGGGACGTAGTGATCTGCGGTCGACGCCTAGCCCCGCTCCAATCCGTGGCCGACGAGACAGGGGCCTTCGCTCTGGTAGCGGACGCGTCGTCAGAAGAGAATCTAGCTCATCTTGTTAATACGACCATTGGAAAATTTGGCGGTCTGAACGGCCTTGTTCTAAACGCTGGAATTGTCAGAGCAGGCCCTGTTGGGGCGCTTTCGGATGGCGACTGGGATGACATGGTACGCACCAATCTAACTGGCCCATTCAAGCTCCTACGTGCTGCAATGCCCCACCTGATCAACTCTCGCGGTGCCATCGTTGGCGTCGGATCTGTCGCGGCACTCAGAGCTACCGGCGAAATCCCTGGCTACAACGCGACGAAAGCCGGTCTCAACATGCTGCTACAGTCAGTCGCGGTTGATTACGGCCCTCAAGGCGTACGAGCCAACACAGTCTGTCCTGGGTGGGTGCGAACCGAAATGGCTAACATGGAGATTCAGGAATATGGCGCTTCGCTCGGTTTGGACCGTGAACAAGCCTATGCCCGCGCAACCTCCTTTGTTCCATCACGACGGCCAGCAACAGCATCAGAGGTTGCAGACGTGATTGCGTGGTTGCTATCCCCAAAAGCCTCATACGTTAATGCAGCCGTCATACCCGTTGATGGCGGGATGATAGCCGGGGATCCAGGTTCGATTGCGCTCGACCCTCGCATCAACTTCAGCAGTTTCTAGAGAACGTGAGGGCGCCTGGAAAGCGCCCTTTCAAATTTCAGCATGGCCGACAGGGTCATTTACCGACCCAAGACTCGACTTCTTGAGCGCCGTACTCCTGCTTCCATTGCTTCTGAAGTTTGTGGTTTCCACCTTTGGTCTCAATCAGCTCGCCGTTGTGCGGATTACGGTAAACCTTCACATTCCGAGCCTTACGAGTGACCTTTGCTGGCGCGGCTGCTGGGGTGCGGCGTACAGCTTGTGGGTCCAAGATATTAATCACATCGCGGAGGCTGAACCCATATTTCTCCAGCAGGTCTCGAAGCTTCTTCTCGAAATCGATCTCGCGCTTCAGCGACTCATCATTCTTCATGGATTCAAGCTCAGCCAGCTGGGCAGCCAGCATTTGCTCAAGCTTCCGGTATTCGGCCAATCTCGACATGGTGACATTCCTTATGTATGTGGGATGCTGCACCCAGCACGCAGGAATTTTACAGCTCAACGGGTTACAAACAAGTTTGACGCACTGGTGGGGCCGCGGGTTACACCCGCTCATATGAAGAGTGCCTCACCGAGCATAAAACGCGCGTTCAACGTCCAGGACTCGCCAAGGATGGCTCTGCCCATCCCGGTCTACCCAGTGTGCCGTTGGTCCAAATTCATTCAGAGCTTCTGCCCTTTCTAACAACAAGGCACAATATTTTTCATAATTCTGAAAATTATTAAGCACAGCGCTTACATATTTTCCGCTCAACTTAAGACCGAATTCTGGATTTTTCTTGGCGATCACAGAATCAATAACTCCGCATGTGCTGGGTGATATGAATGCAAGGATTTTCGATGCGAACGCGAATTTTATCTGTGGCAAGGTGCACAGCACACGTATCGCCTCTCCATATCGAGCGGAGTCAACGAGTGTGATTGCTTCGCGTATCAATCGAACGGCTTGATGGGGTGGTAGGTCAACCAGGCCACGTCGTCTGATGTTCACACCCTTGCGGATAAAGCTCGAACCGTTGATGGCTGTCTGAACTTTGGATAAAGCACGATTGTGGTTTGCGATGCCGTTGGAGGTTGCGTAATGCCCCCAGTACAGCACACTGAGATAGCCGAGCACGGATTGCTCGTCCTGCGGGGAACGCAACAATTGGTGGTGATATGCGTCCAGCTTTGACGAGGTATTGAACTCTATACAACTGTGCTGGCCGATGGTGCCGGTTAGCGCAACAAAAGGATAGGAATACGCTTCACGGTGTTCTTTGAACTTCATCGAAGCCCCCTCTCGATATGGAGGAGGCACTATGCCATACAGGGAGCTGCTTGTGGCCGATACCTACCTTTTGCAGCAGCATGGTCAATTGTGGGCCCTTCAATCCGATTGGCGTCGCACCTCAATTTCGACGATGTGGCGAGGCGTTCGCCCGTGTCGGGGATCGCCATTGGCGATCGCGACGATACGCTCATGTTCGTCGCCAGCCCACAGACCGACTAGGTCGTACAGGAAAAAGTCCGCGTAAGAGCAACTTGCATCCCGTACCTGAATCGCCACTACAGAGGCTTTGCTTGTATGTAGCTGGGTCAGGTTCCTAACGAGCCGGGCGGGAGCAACCCAGAGTGTGGGGCGCGGTGAGGCCGGCGTCGCAAACAGATAATAAGAGTGCTCTGACTGCGTTAGCATATCCTCGCATTGCCCGAGGTTGATGCCTATCGTCGAACTGAAGCCCTTTCCCGAGCCAGTGCCGCTA
Proteins encoded in this region:
- a CDS encoding histone-like nucleoid-structuring protein, MvaT/MvaU family yields the protein MSRLAEYRKLEQMLAAQLAELESMKNDESLKREIDFEKKLRDLLEKYGFSLRDVINILDPQAVRRTPAAAPAKVTRKARNVKVYRNPHNGELIETKGGNHKLQKQWKQEYGAQEVESWVGK
- a CDS encoding SDR family NAD(P)-dependent oxidoreductase; translated protein: MHLSGRVVLVTGGASGIGLACVRAMVDEGAKVLIADRNVVGAKIAGKLSQEGHAVAFFQADITSETDIQNAVVYAESIFGQLDSLIGCAGISGPVGSTSIEITADDWDRVMAINVRGNFLAAKHSLHLLSKSEIGSIVFLASDSALVAVEGMVPYCASKGAVLMLTKALSIDHPTVRINCLCPGVVDTPMSRADLGRPDGFEGTGLPVMQAEQLARHVVFLASPVSAPINGTSVVADFGYLARSALPPLKFV
- a CDS encoding SDR family NAD(P)-dependent oxidoreductase, with amino-acid sequence MTKRPVAIVTGGGTGIGAATAKALRSDGWDVVICGRRLAPLQSVADETGAFALVADASSEENLAHLVNTTIGKFGGLNGLVLNAGIVRAGPVGALSDGDWDDMVRTNLTGPFKLLRAAMPHLINSRGAIVGVGSVAALRATGEIPGYNATKAGLNMLLQSVAVDYGPQGVRANTVCPGWVRTEMANMEIQEYGASLGLDREQAYARATSFVPSRRPATASEVADVIAWLLSPKASYVNAAVIPVDGGMIAGDPGSIALDPRINFSSF